The following are encoded together in the uncultured Sphaerochaeta sp. genome:
- a CDS encoding CYTH domain-containing protein, giving the protein MSYEVELKAHVDDPITLKHDIEQMPGIGEVCCEEKDDIYYALAGQEPLFRLRTERFGPSFQNLSGNVRFTRKYKSLKDGIEVNEEVEFLSSSDQAEYAHAFFLSLGYEVYIRKTKRGYSYDWVFDETLSPLHIELVEIASLGWFLEMEFVLETAERVPYARTRLLEVLSLLGVPQERIEERYYMHLLKDFS; this is encoded by the coding sequence ATGTCCTATGAAGTTGAACTGAAAGCCCATGTAGATGATCCTATCACGCTCAAGCATGACATCGAGCAGATGCCTGGCATTGGAGAGGTGTGTTGTGAAGAGAAAGATGACATCTACTATGCCTTGGCGGGACAGGAGCCTCTTTTCCGTCTACGGACGGAACGCTTCGGGCCTTCTTTTCAGAATTTATCAGGGAATGTACGGTTTACAAGAAAATACAAGAGCCTGAAGGATGGGATCGAGGTCAATGAGGAAGTTGAGTTTCTCTCATCCTCCGACCAGGCAGAGTACGCTCATGCCTTCTTCCTCAGTCTTGGATATGAAGTGTATATCAGGAAGACCAAGCGGGGATACTCCTACGATTGGGTATTCGATGAGACGCTCTCTCCCCTTCATATAGAACTGGTGGAAATTGCCTCTCTTGGTTGGTTCTTGGAGATGGAATTTGTGTTGGAAACAGCAGAACGGGTCCCGTATGCCAGGACCCGTCTACTAGAAGTACTCTCATTATTGGGCGTTCCCCAAGAACGTATCGAGGAACGCTATTACATGCATCTACTCAAGGATTTTTCGTAG
- a CDS encoding heme-degrading domain-containing protein — protein sequence MELSQQIALVESQEELLQFDHFSNRDAWELGKIFAGEALGKEIPIAICIRTMSGKTLFHFTAEGSNRGSQDWIDRKFNTVQHFETSTLAYSLFLKKRGKTLSERGLDPTRFVDCGGGFPIVVRSAGLVGAVMVSGLTDLEDHDVLVRCISRYLGVENVPQYPTKNP from the coding sequence ATGGAACTTTCACAACAGATTGCACTGGTAGAAAGCCAGGAAGAACTGCTGCAGTTCGATCATTTCTCAAACCGTGATGCATGGGAACTGGGAAAGATCTTTGCCGGGGAAGCCCTAGGCAAAGAGATTCCCATCGCCATATGTATCAGGACAATGAGTGGCAAAACGCTGTTTCATTTTACCGCTGAAGGTTCAAATCGTGGATCACAGGACTGGATCGACCGAAAGTTCAATACGGTCCAGCACTTTGAAACCAGTACGTTGGCATACTCACTATTCCTGAAGAAACGAGGGAAGACGTTGAGTGAACGTGGATTGGATCCAACCAGGTTTGTGGATTGTGGTGGAGGCTTTCCCATTGTTGTCAGATCAGCTGGATTGGTAGGAGCTGTAATGGTAAGCGGCCTGACCGACCTTGAGGATCATGACGTACTGGTTAGATGTATCAGCAGGTATCTGGGTGTGGAAAATGTTCCCCAATACCCTACGAAAAATCCTTGA
- a CDS encoding Gfo/Idh/MocA family oxidoreductase, translating into MMRMGILGAGNIARKMATTIAEMEQVEAYAVASRDLQKARDFAKKWNVRKAYGSYEEMLGDPDVDLVYVCTPHSLHYEHMMLSLEHGKPVLGEKAFTMNARQAKEVIALGKKKKLLVAEAIWTRYLPMRLVLEQILERRVIGEPHSLTANLCYPIKGVKRMMDPELAGGALLDLGVYPINFAMMVFGNEIESIESSCIKTDSGVDESNSITLSFKGGKMAILHSSMLSTSDRRGAIFGSRGFIEFLNINNCEGINVYDRDYNLVETYKPFKNITGFEHQVEACRKALEEGEIELKQMPHSEIIKVMEVMDTLRNQWGVHFPGE; encoded by the coding sequence ATGATGAGAATGGGAATCTTGGGTGCTGGAAACATCGCCCGCAAGATGGCTACAACAATAGCTGAGATGGAACAGGTGGAAGCCTATGCTGTTGCATCCAGAGACCTACAGAAAGCGCGTGACTTCGCAAAGAAGTGGAATGTCCGAAAAGCGTACGGTTCTTATGAGGAAATGCTGGGTGACCCCGATGTTGATCTGGTATATGTTTGCACTCCACACTCCTTGCACTATGAACATATGATGCTCTCCTTGGAGCATGGAAAACCAGTACTTGGCGAAAAGGCTTTCACGATGAATGCAAGACAAGCCAAGGAAGTCATAGCACTCGGGAAAAAGAAAAAACTTCTGGTAGCTGAGGCTATCTGGACACGATATCTCCCGATGCGTCTTGTTCTTGAACAGATTCTTGAACGCCGGGTTATCGGTGAACCACATTCACTTACCGCAAATCTCTGCTATCCCATCAAGGGCGTAAAACGCATGATGGACCCGGAGCTTGCAGGAGGTGCTCTTCTTGATCTGGGAGTGTACCCGATCAACTTTGCCATGATGGTGTTCGGAAATGAGATAGAATCCATTGAATCTTCCTGTATCAAGACTGACAGTGGTGTTGATGAGTCCAACTCCATCACTCTCTCGTTCAAGGGTGGTAAGATGGCAATCCTTCACTCTTCCATGCTGAGTACCAGTGATAGACGTGGTGCCATTTTTGGGAGTAGAGGCTTTATTGAGTTCCTCAACATCAACAACTGTGAAGGAATCAATGTATACGACCGTGATTACAACCTGGTTGAGACCTATAAGCCCTTCAAGAACATCACAGGGTTCGAACATCAGGTTGAAGCATGCAGGAAGGCACTTGAGGAGGGCGAAATTGAGCTTAAGCAGATGCCTCACAGTGAAATTATCAAGGTAATGGAAGTAATGGATACCCTGAGAAACCAATGGGGTGTACACTTCCCGGGAGAATAA
- a CDS encoding lysophospholipid acyltransferase family protein encodes MKPLSLFLHRIYRTVVKVGLALNYDFFTWQEEDLPKGPKIFCSNHFSSSDVHFVTTLTDEPLHMVIGPAFGIPVIGSFLGWTEQIKALSKEDRRHVVAQAVSYLKKGDSVYIFPEGGLNTQEEMMPFKQGIAEMYLSYPVPIVPIGLIAPRRRVRNKISKTARREMRVVSRNYYANIGKVMEFPEALEVAKVDRIAAREMILTELRKTIDSLIIEIKTDKFWS; translated from the coding sequence ATGAAACCTCTGAGCTTGTTCCTACATCGAATTTACCGTACTGTTGTCAAGGTTGGCTTGGCTCTCAATTATGACTTCTTCACTTGGCAGGAAGAAGATCTGCCCAAAGGTCCGAAGATATTCTGTTCCAACCATTTCAGTTCCAGTGATGTACATTTTGTCACTACCCTTACTGATGAACCGTTGCACATGGTCATTGGCCCTGCCTTCGGCATTCCAGTTATTGGATCCTTTCTTGGATGGACGGAACAGATAAAGGCCCTGAGCAAGGAAGATCGCAGACATGTTGTTGCCCAGGCAGTCTCTTACCTCAAGAAAGGGGATAGCGTATACATCTTTCCTGAAGGGGGCTTGAACACCCAGGAGGAGATGATGCCATTCAAGCAGGGAATTGCTGAGATGTACCTCTCCTACCCCGTCCCCATTGTCCCCATCGGATTGATCGCCCCCAGAAGAAGAGTGAGAAACAAGATCAGTAAAACGGCAAGGCGAGAAATGCGAGTTGTTAGTAGAAACTACTATGCTAATATTGGAAAGGTGATGGAGTTCCCTGAGGCCTTGGAAGTTGCCAAGGTTGATAGAATTGCTGCACGAGAAATGATCCTGACTGAGCTCAGGAAAACCATTGATTCATTGATTATTGAGATCAAGACAGATAAGTTCTGGAGTTGA
- a CDS encoding ABC transporter ATP-binding protein, with protein sequence MDSLKISHLSGGYDKHQIFHKLDLTLPKGKFIALTGPNGSGKSTLLKFIYKQLKPDSGAVYVDGQDIQQLKQKELATKLGFVAQNGKLDYAFTVREAVSMGRYAHGGEDDGHAIEAAMDSCDILHLQHKVVTELSGGEMQRVLLARALSQDGRLLLLDEPVNHLDVRHQRAIMGLLTDLVHKGYTVICVLHDMLLVQVYSQLALVLKEGNIVSQGPTETVFNDVLLNEVYQIRAHQVYDDELGRKVWLPTW encoded by the coding sequence ATGGATAGTCTCAAAATCAGTCACCTCAGTGGAGGGTATGACAAACACCAAATATTCCATAAGCTGGATCTCACCCTTCCCAAGGGAAAGTTCATTGCACTCACCGGCCCAAATGGAAGCGGCAAAAGCACACTCCTGAAATTTATATATAAACAGCTAAAACCCGATTCTGGTGCAGTCTATGTAGATGGTCAGGATATTCAACAACTCAAGCAGAAAGAGCTTGCAACCAAGTTGGGCTTTGTCGCCCAAAACGGTAAACTCGATTATGCCTTCACCGTCCGTGAGGCGGTCTCGATGGGACGCTATGCGCATGGGGGAGAAGATGATGGTCATGCAATAGAAGCCGCAATGGATTCCTGTGATATTTTGCATTTACAGCACAAGGTAGTGACTGAGCTAAGCGGTGGAGAAATGCAACGAGTGCTGCTAGCAAGGGCGTTGAGTCAGGATGGAAGACTGTTGTTACTCGATGAACCGGTGAATCATCTTGATGTACGCCACCAGAGAGCCATCATGGGATTGCTTACAGATCTGGTACATAAAGGGTATACGGTCATATGTGTGCTGCATGATATGTTACTTGTACAGGTCTACAGCCAACTTGCACTGGTCCTCAAGGAAGGAAACATTGTTTCCCAAGGGCCTACTGAAACAGTATTCAATGATGTATTACTCAATGAGGTATATCAAATCAGAGCGCATCAGGTATATGATGATGAATTAGGTCGTAAGGTATGGCTACCAACTTGGTAG
- a CDS encoding iron ABC transporter permease, which yields MKKGLSATLALSSVLLMLLSLTLGPSNISLADTIAVLTGQETGGNQGYIIWQLRLPRILASFFSGAILGCAGTVFQAALRNPMADPFILGISSGASFGVALALFIGLAPLLGFPLSALLGATLTTFFIVGMSLKRKSSNTTLLLTGVAVNYILSAAMTLLMFLHREQYQRILYWTLGSFSTSTYAQVIALMFTFFLLFVLLKANHQNMDMLLLDEASAHAGGLAVGKTRLVLLLAGSAASAICVSYFGVIGFIGLMAPHVTRLLVGPKHTRLLLPSSLFGGFLLLASDTVSRVMLPSGELPVGIITSLLGVPLFIYLLRKGRYRYG from the coding sequence ATGAAAAAAGGGCTGTCTGCAACACTTGCGCTCAGCAGTGTGCTTTTGATGTTGCTCTCCCTAACCTTGGGTCCATCCAATATTTCCCTTGCGGACACAATCGCAGTACTTACGGGTCAGGAGACTGGAGGTAACCAAGGATACATCATTTGGCAGCTTCGGTTGCCGAGGATCCTTGCTTCGTTTTTTTCTGGGGCAATCCTTGGCTGTGCAGGTACGGTGTTCCAAGCGGCACTACGCAATCCCATGGCCGACCCCTTTATCCTTGGCATCAGCAGTGGAGCATCCTTTGGAGTTGCCCTTGCCCTGTTCATTGGGCTTGCCCCTCTGCTGGGTTTTCCCTTAAGTGCACTCCTTGGAGCTACCCTTACCACATTCTTCATAGTGGGTATGTCTCTCAAACGAAAGAGCAGTAATACGACGCTTCTCCTTACTGGAGTGGCAGTAAACTACATACTCAGCGCTGCCATGACACTCTTGATGTTTCTGCATCGTGAACAATATCAACGTATTCTTTACTGGACACTTGGCAGTTTCTCCACCAGCACTTATGCGCAAGTCATTGCGCTTATGTTCACGTTTTTCCTCCTCTTTGTGCTGTTAAAGGCAAACCATCAGAATATGGATATGTTGCTCCTTGATGAGGCTTCTGCACATGCGGGTGGTTTGGCAGTTGGAAAAACCAGACTTGTTCTCTTGCTTGCTGGATCGGCAGCGAGTGCAATCTGTGTCTCCTATTTTGGTGTCATTGGATTTATTGGTTTGATGGCCCCACATGTAACACGTTTGCTGGTTGGTCCCAAGCATACTAGACTATTGCTTCCTTCCAGTCTCTTTGGAGGATTTCTTCTTCTTGCCAGTGATACTGTCTCCAGGGTCATGCTTCCAAGCGGTGAATTACCGGTGGGGATTATTACCAGCTTACTTGGTGTTCCCCTGTTCATCTACCTGCTTCGCAAGGGACGGTACCGCTATGGATAG
- a CDS encoding ABC transporter substrate-binding protein, which produces MHNRTAKHYLLFIASFLLLTFSRIGAQPVLEIGTQKQAEEIRIVSLSPNVTETLHALDAGSYLVGRSDYCNYPEEVLELPSVGTLYNPSLETLLSLEPSVVISSAFVSDDFLASVEKAGIEVIQLETQQTFQGTYELIRKIAEVVGKQSEAELIILSMQNTVREVVNTYQNKRKPSVYMVIDFGGFDATATGDTFLGEMIELAGATNVAKSAKNWTFSKELLMAADPEIILLNPRWGESAKATIQEFSTTKPYSDLDGTIMSFDADSTSRQGPRSADALKALAELIHQETN; this is translated from the coding sequence ATGCACAATCGAACAGCTAAACACTATCTCCTATTCATTGCTTCTTTTCTGCTTCTGACATTCTCCCGTATTGGAGCACAACCCGTACTTGAGATTGGAACCCAGAAGCAAGCTGAGGAAATCCGTATTGTAAGCCTTTCCCCTAACGTCACCGAAACACTCCATGCATTGGATGCAGGGTCTTACTTGGTTGGAAGAAGCGACTATTGCAATTACCCAGAAGAAGTCTTGGAATTGCCGTCAGTAGGAACCTTGTACAATCCTAGCCTTGAAACATTGCTTTCTCTTGAGCCTAGCGTAGTAATCAGCAGTGCATTTGTTTCTGATGATTTTCTCGCCTCCGTGGAAAAAGCTGGTATTGAAGTAATTCAGCTTGAAACACAACAAACCTTTCAAGGGACCTATGAGTTGATTCGGAAAATTGCCGAAGTGGTCGGAAAGCAGAGTGAGGCTGAACTCATCATCCTTTCCATGCAGAATACTGTACGGGAAGTTGTGAATACCTATCAGAACAAGAGAAAACCGTCAGTGTACATGGTTATCGACTTCGGAGGTTTTGATGCTACCGCTACCGGCGATACCTTCCTTGGGGAAATGATTGAACTCGCAGGTGCTACCAATGTAGCAAAAAGTGCCAAGAACTGGACATTCAGCAAGGAACTCCTGATGGCAGCCGACCCTGAGATTATCCTGCTCAATCCCCGTTGGGGAGAAAGTGCAAAAGCAACAATACAGGAATTTTCCACTACAAAGCCCTATAGCGATTTGGATGGTACAATCATGAGCTTTGATGCAGATTCTACCAGCAGGCAAGGACCAAGGAGTGCGGATGCATTGAAAGCACTTGCTGAGTTGATCCATCAGGAAACAAACTAA
- a CDS encoding potassium channel protein, with the protein MQRHSNAIYLIILIILLISLGTIGYMVLLDVAFVDALYMTVITVSTVGFREIENLDAAGKLFTILIIISGLGLVAYAFSQLAAFLAEGEFRRILLNRRVQRRLQNMKNHYIICGAGQTSISLFEQFKRSQAEFVIIEKDPTRFEELLNQGFSVIHGDATDEEILMQAGIKDAKGLVSTLGNDAENVFTVLTAREINKNLQIVARAIEPSSAQKLRKAGADSTINPNELGGNRMAVLMLRPQIISFLDAVTRIGEDTLDLGEIEVTTSSPLAGKNLLEARIPEKTGLIVLATKESNGATTYNPSSSTVLHEGLSMLVLGRQEQILKLQRMVSPGGN; encoded by the coding sequence GTGCAACGCCATTCAAATGCAATCTATCTCATTATTCTCATTATCCTGCTCATCAGCTTGGGGACCATTGGGTATATGGTTCTCCTTGATGTTGCCTTTGTGGATGCTCTGTATATGACCGTTATCACGGTATCCACTGTAGGTTTTAGGGAAATTGAAAATCTTGATGCAGCAGGCAAACTCTTTACTATACTTATTATTATCAGTGGGCTTGGTTTGGTTGCCTATGCCTTTTCACAGCTTGCTGCATTCTTGGCTGAGGGCGAGTTCAGAAGGATTCTACTCAACAGACGTGTACAAAGGAGACTTCAAAACATGAAAAACCATTATATTATTTGCGGAGCTGGCCAGACAAGTATCAGCCTATTCGAGCAGTTCAAACGAAGTCAAGCAGAATTCGTTATCATCGAGAAGGATCCTACACGCTTCGAAGAGCTTCTAAATCAAGGGTTTTCTGTGATTCATGGTGATGCAACAGATGAGGAAATCCTGATGCAGGCAGGGATCAAGGATGCGAAAGGCTTGGTATCCACTCTCGGTAATGATGCTGAGAATGTATTTACCGTTCTCACGGCAAGAGAGATCAACAAAAACCTGCAAATAGTTGCGCGTGCCATTGAACCTTCATCTGCACAGAAACTCAGGAAAGCAGGTGCAGATAGTACGATCAACCCGAATGAATTGGGAGGAAACCGCATGGCGGTCCTTATGCTCCGTCCCCAGATCATCTCATTCCTTGATGCAGTCACCCGTATTGGGGAAGATACGCTTGATCTGGGAGAAATTGAAGTAACAACATCTTCTCCCTTGGCTGGCAAAAACTTACTGGAGGCCCGTATTCCTGAAAAAACAGGATTAATTGTTCTTGCCACAAAAGAGAGTAATGGGGCTACTACCTACAACCCCAGTTCAAGCACTGTGTTGCATGAAGGGTTGAGCATGCTGGTACTTGGCAGGCAGGAGCAGATACTCAAACTTCAACGAATGGTCTCTCCGGGTGGCAATTAA
- the rnhA gene encoding ribonuclease HI, whose amino-acid sequence MNYAEIEIYTDGGCLGNPGPGGWAYVLRADNGNFEKEASGFEAATTNNRMELRAVIEALQACKQHNPERIVINTDSQYVKNGITSWIKKWKINGWRTASKSPVKNKEYWVALDALNEQLPVQWNWVKGHAGIADNERCDQLVRQAMENRT is encoded by the coding sequence ATGAATTATGCAGAAATTGAGATCTATACAGATGGTGGGTGTCTTGGTAATCCTGGTCCCGGTGGATGGGCTTATGTACTCAGGGCCGATAATGGGAATTTTGAGAAAGAAGCAAGTGGTTTTGAGGCTGCCACGACTAACAACCGAATGGAACTAAGGGCTGTTATTGAAGCCTTGCAAGCTTGCAAACAGCATAATCCTGAACGGATTGTCATCAATACAGATAGCCAGTATGTGAAAAACGGTATTACAAGCTGGATCAAAAAGTGGAAAATCAATGGATGGCGAACCGCCAGCAAAAGCCCAGTCAAGAATAAAGAATACTGGGTTGCGCTTGATGCACTCAATGAACAGTTACCGGTTCAGTGGAACTGGGTAAAAGGACATGCCGGTATTGCAGACAATGAACGGTGTGACCAGCTGGTAAGACAGGCAATGGAAAACAGAACATGA
- a CDS encoding chromate transporter: MKRREASIWQLYFTFLKIGGLTFGGGYAMLPMLQREVIDIHHWVTEEEVLDIYAVGQCSPGIIAVNTATMIGYRKRGILGAIAATLGEVTPSLVIITMLATILLQVQDNPWVQRAFGGIRVAVCALITQSVITLSKKSLIDLPTVFLYLTTVSLTLAFSLSPLVVVPFAILYGLAVQRIKRRKA; encoded by the coding sequence ATGAAAAGAAGAGAGGCATCAATCTGGCAACTCTATTTCACGTTCTTGAAAATCGGAGGACTTACCTTTGGAGGAGGGTATGCCATGCTCCCTATGCTCCAGCGGGAAGTCATAGATATCCACCACTGGGTAACAGAGGAAGAGGTTTTGGATATCTATGCAGTCGGGCAATGTAGTCCCGGCATCATTGCAGTGAATACTGCCACTATGATCGGCTACCGCAAGCGTGGTATTCTTGGTGCCATTGCGGCAACGTTGGGAGAAGTAACCCCCTCTCTGGTAATTATCACCATGTTGGCAACCATCTTATTGCAAGTACAGGACAATCCATGGGTCCAACGTGCATTTGGCGGGATACGTGTAGCAGTGTGTGCACTCATCACACAATCGGTGATTACCCTCTCCAAGAAAAGCCTTATTGATCTTCCAACCGTATTTCTTTACCTTACAACCGTATCTCTAACACTGGCATTCTCCCTCTCTCCTCTGGTCGTTGTTCCCTTCGCAATCCTCTACGGACTAGCCGTGCAGAGAATAAAGCGGAGGAAAGCATGA
- a CDS encoding chromate transporter, whose amino-acid sequence MIYLELYWEFFKIGLFAIGGGLATLPFLYTLAETHGHWITSSDIADMIAISESTPGPIGINMATFAGYQAAGPLGGLVATLGEITPSLIIIIFIARFLGQFDKNPYVKDGLYGLRAAVVGLISYAGLKLFGTTLLDGGSIRIKETILYFLLVFLVLRLKKIHPLYWILLGAVLGIVLRLPS is encoded by the coding sequence ATGATCTATTTGGAACTCTACTGGGAGTTTTTCAAGATAGGCCTCTTTGCAATAGGGGGTGGGCTTGCAACTCTGCCTTTCCTATACACACTTGCCGAGACACATGGCCATTGGATCACATCAAGTGATATTGCCGACATGATTGCCATCAGTGAATCAACACCGGGGCCTATCGGCATCAATATGGCAACGTTTGCCGGTTATCAAGCAGCCGGTCCCTTGGGAGGCTTGGTGGCAACATTGGGGGAGATAACCCCATCGCTGATCATCATCATTTTCATTGCACGCTTTCTTGGCCAATTTGATAAAAATCCCTATGTGAAGGATGGTCTCTATGGATTGAGGGCTGCCGTTGTAGGACTTATCAGCTACGCTGGCTTGAAATTGTTTGGAACTACTTTGCTAGATGGAGGGAGTATCCGAATCAAAGAGACGATTCTCTATTTTCTGCTGGTGTTCCTTGTGCTTCGTCTGAAGAAGATTCATCCATTGTACTGGATTCTCCTTGGAGCGGTTCTCGGGATTGTGCTGCGTCTCCCTTCGTAA
- a CDS encoding uracil phosphoribosyltransferase — MNKIVLHATDLDGYLKDSDKDKIAHVDELYKQSLHHCSVLETASDVGRLETSRKGLVESAKEIGRYLKDVCAEEPSIHVYSFETPQEQHGQASRLIAKLRDPSTGHEEFLYYIQRAYEMLFSHVFADAALPTKRSIITKTPVTSPVRNYAVHRIPDVDSLIKNSVMCVMLRGALLPSMILSKEIQEYSTDKFVTPFALFKIKRDDSKKEANMDYILDLDKSYFDLESLDGKDLIFADPMNATGGSLVTIVKYLKDNGVKPKSVKFINVISALKGSLRIARAIEGAEVYTLWMDPVLNDAAYILPGLGDAGDRLNGMDNSDTPRNIIQLIADYGSAITNLYRAQVREIEQTVLER; from the coding sequence ATGAATAAAATCGTACTACACGCAACCGACCTTGATGGATATCTCAAGGACTCGGACAAGGATAAAATCGCCCACGTTGATGAGTTGTATAAACAGTCGCTTCATCATTGTTCTGTGCTCGAAACAGCAAGTGATGTGGGAAGGCTTGAGACATCTCGCAAAGGGCTGGTCGAGAGTGCCAAGGAAATTGGACGGTATCTCAAGGATGTTTGTGCAGAGGAACCTTCCATTCACGTTTACTCATTCGAGACCCCTCAGGAACAGCATGGACAGGCGAGCCGATTGATCGCTAAACTTCGTGATCCCAGTACCGGTCATGAGGAATTTCTCTACTATATCCAACGTGCTTACGAGATGCTCTTCTCCCACGTATTTGCTGATGCTGCACTGCCTACCAAACGATCGATCATCACCAAGACACCGGTCACCAGCCCGGTCAGGAACTATGCAGTGCACAGAATCCCAGATGTAGACTCCTTGATCAAGAACAGTGTCATGTGCGTTATGCTGCGAGGAGCGCTCCTTCCCAGCATGATTCTCAGCAAGGAGATCCAAGAATATTCCACTGACAAGTTTGTCACTCCTTTTGCCTTGTTCAAGATTAAGCGGGATGACTCAAAGAAAGAGGCAAATATGGATTACATCCTTGATTTGGATAAATCCTATTTTGATCTCGAGTCACTTGATGGGAAGGATCTGATTTTTGCCGATCCCATGAATGCAACCGGCGGAAGTCTGGTTACCATTGTGAAGTACCTGAAGGACAACGGGGTGAAGCCTAAGTCAGTAAAATTCATCAATGTCATCAGTGCACTCAAAGGTTCCCTGCGAATCGCCCGTGCCATTGAAGGGGCGGAGGTCTATACGCTCTGGATGGATCCGGTACTCAACGATGCAGCATATATCCTCCCTGGATTGGGAGATGCAGGTGACCGTCTTAATGGTATGGATAACAGCGATACTCCTAGGAATATCATCCAGCTTATTGCTGATTACGGTTCTGCCATCACCAATCTCTATCGTGCACAGGTGAGGGAAATAGAACAGACAGTTCTGGAGCGCTGA
- a CDS encoding carbohydrate ABC transporter permease, protein MRGSLRKENRHALSHIVLLAWTCIVLFPLWTLVINSFKTRLTIYENPFWIPKTWNFSNYTTVIRDGDFFTYFKNSFLVVSISLVLVTLLASLAGYALARYKSRIAKIIYFFFIAGMMIPIKIASIKLLEIVRVLGLLNTIYALPPIYVAMGLPVGVFILTTFIKELPEDLYEAAIIDGATSGSIYTMVILPLIRPALATTAIYNLIPFWNDLWFPLIFINDERHKTLLLGVTRLFGQYQTDWSKVLAVLTLSAIPVLVLYLAMSTQFIKGVTAGSVKG, encoded by the coding sequence ATGAGAGGATCGCTAAGAAAAGAAAACAGGCATGCACTCTCCCATATTGTATTGCTAGCTTGGACATGTATTGTGCTTTTTCCTTTATGGACCTTGGTAATCAATTCATTCAAGACAAGATTGACCATCTATGAGAACCCTTTTTGGATACCCAAGACATGGAATTTCTCCAACTACACCACGGTTATTCGTGATGGTGATTTCTTTACGTATTTCAAGAACAGTTTCCTTGTTGTTTCCATTTCTCTTGTTCTGGTAACCCTGCTTGCGAGCCTTGCCGGCTATGCGTTAGCACGCTACAAAAGTCGTATTGCCAAGATTATTTATTTCTTTTTTATTGCAGGAATGATGATTCCCATCAAGATAGCCTCCATAAAATTGCTGGAAATTGTAAGAGTACTCGGTCTACTCAATACCATCTATGCACTCCCTCCGATCTATGTGGCCATGGGCCTTCCGGTTGGGGTATTCATTCTTACCACATTTATCAAGGAACTGCCTGAGGACCTCTATGAAGCAGCAATCATTGATGGTGCTACCAGTGGAAGTATCTATACCATGGTTATTCTTCCACTGATTCGCCCTGCCCTTGCCACAACGGCAATCTATAACCTTATCCCATTCTGGAACGACCTATGGTTTCCTTTGATTTTTATCAATGATGAACGACACAAGACATTACTACTTGGAGTGACCCGTCTCTTTGGGCAATATCAAACTGACTGGTCAAAGGTGCTTGCAGTTCTTACCCTCTCTGCTATTCCAGTTCTTGTGCTCTATCTGGCGATGAGCACCCAGTTCATTAAAGGGGTTACTGCAGGCTCTGTAAAGGGGTGA